A region of Diospyros lotus cultivar Yz01 chromosome 3, ASM1463336v1, whole genome shotgun sequence DNA encodes the following proteins:
- the LOC127797712 gene encoding peroxidase 12-like: MSSARCGLLRNSPPTMAWKMNAASFSSLAVFFTSMLFLLLLSSRLHVSEAQSSAQIVSGLSWTFYESSCPKLEDIIRKRLKKVFEDDIGQAAGVLRLHFHDCFVLGCDGSVLLDGSASGPSTEQDAPPNLSLRAEAFKIINDLRERVHKKCGQVVSCADITAVAARDAVYLAGGPDYDLPLGRRDGLSFATREETLANLPSPTSNTSTLLTELALKNFDATDVVALSGGHTIGISHCTSFTGRLYPDQDSSMDKTFAKNLKTTCPTSNSTNTTVLDLRSPNKFDNKYYVNLMNRQGLFTSDQDLYTDKRTREIVTSFAVNQTLFFEKFVSSMIKMGQLSVLTGTQGEIRANCSAKNSDSLFLREAVPESGETSTVSAF, encoded by the exons ATGTCAAGTGCGCGGTGTGGGCTTCTGCGGAACTCACCACCAACCATGGCCTGGAAAATGAATGCCGCTTCATTCAGCTCTCTCGCTGTCTTCTTCACCTCCATGCTTTTTCTCCTGCTTCTGAGCTCTCGCTTGCACGTTTCAGAAGCTCAGTCCTCTGCTCAAATCGTGAGCGGCCTTTCCTGGACCTTCTACGAGTCCAGCTGCCCTAAGCTCGAAGACATCATCCGGAAACGCCTCAAGAAGGTCTTCGAGGACGACATCGGCCAAGCCGCCGGCGTCCTCCGCCTCCACTTCCATGATTGCTTTGTTCTG GGATGCGATGGTTCAGTGTTGCTTGATGGATCAGCCAGTGGTCCCAGCACCGAGCAGGACGCTCCTCCGAACCTGAGCCTAAGAGCAGAGGCGTTCAAGATCATCAACGATCTCCGAGAGCGCGTCCACAAGAAGTGCGGCCAAGTCGTCTCCTGCGCCGACATCACTGCCGTCGCTGCTCGCGACGCCGTTTACCTG GCCGGCGGGCCGGACTATGATTTGCCGCTCGGAAGAAGAGACGGGCTGTCATTTGCAACGAGAGAAGAAACCCTGGCCAACCTCCCCTCCCCAACATCCAACACCTCCACGCTCCTCACCGAACTCGCCCTCAAAAACTTCGACGCCACCGACGTCGTTGCCCTCTCCGGCGGCCACACCATCGGGATCTCCCACTGCACCTCCTTCACCGGCCGCCTCTACCCCGACCAGGACTCCTCCATGGACAAGACCTTCGCCAAGAACCTCAAGACCACGTGCCCCACCTCCAACTCCACCAACACCACCGTTCTCGACCTCCGCAGCCCCAACAAGTTCGACAACAAGTACTACGTCAACCTCATGAACCGCCAGGGCCTCTTTACCTCCGACCAGGACCTCTACACCGACAAGAGGACTCGTGAAATCGTCACCAGCTTCGCCGTCAACCAGACGCTGTTCTTCGAGAAGTTCGTGTCGTCGATGATCAAGATGGGACAGCTGAGCGTGCTGACGGGCACGCAGGGGGAGATTCGGGCGAATTGCTCTGCCAAGAATTCCGACAGTCTATTCCTCCGGGAAGCCGTGCCGGAGAGCGGAGAGACGAGTACTGTTTCGGCTTTCTAA
- the LOC127796231 gene encoding zinc finger A20 and AN1 domain-containing stress-associated protein 5-like: MAQKREKEEAELRVPDTLVCNANPVPPSSKLSGTENPPTASGSSPRSPDLTVDATSIRAASGTDDPPQRSSDPTASASASVSPPHLFPERSSDLALSSPSSPAKKLQVNRCAGCKRKVGLTGFRCRCGDLFCSDHRYSDRHDCTFDYKAAGREAIARQNPVVRPAKILKV, translated from the coding sequence atggctcagaagagagagaaagaagaggccGAGCTCAGGGTCCCCGATACCCTCGTCTGCAACGCCAATCCGGTTCCCCCATCCTCCAAGCTCTCCGGCACCGAAAACCCTCCCACCGCCTCCGGCAGTTCGCCGAGATCGCCGGATCTTACGGTGGACGCTACCTCCATCCGTGCCGCCTCAGGAACCGATGATCCGCCGCAGAGATCGTCGGATCCGACggcttctgcttctgcttctgtCTCTCCGCCTCATCTTTTTCCGGAGAGATCATCAGATCTGGCTTTATCGTCACCGTCTTCTCCGGCGAAGAAGCTGCAGGTCAACCGATGCGCTGGCTGTAAGAGGAAGGTCGGTCTCACGGGGTTCCGATGTCGATGCGGAGATCTGTTCTGCTCCGACCACCGCTACTCGGACCGCCACGACTGCACTTTCGATTACAAGGCTGCCGGGAGGGAAGCCATCGCCCGCCAAAATCCGGTGGTTCGACCGGCCAAAATTCTCAAGGTTTAA
- the LOC127796328 gene encoding uncharacterized protein LOC127796328 — MEDEQESFLGEAAIKKEPPPSSPAVVMLTPFSAYVSPSPRRLSSRFIHLNRPVRAAARRLDLAWVSLQGRLVGAEEATSARTLRGGGGSLAPEEAMAWEMFSPIQRVLIVAVIAVAAVNSKKNSQIYRLTKSVELRDQVLSSMQEKLDKLCEQVNYFKDQQGTWDDNMFGFEKVKSVPCGCQPCKHHQHLLNDPMDNHANESFSGKDMFKYKIHLCDVEPEERRMSDLSDWAPSVTSSVDIQLNPLAIEQDINNLKKECEEKDATIKELSTFIHSSELAGSKRIAELEDIIRRKNVRITKLKKDMLVLEQKVVQLTRLQRPSSASSSNSMQLPVMADNLLYDMDSTTSSSSSDSDCPARNRPQAPVSKSQENCTPNGSVTPRRKEKISERTKTSGFLLKSTDKQQKSRPVSPLKEKPINETPDPISSLRHMQLILAGGNVKHRRREIGSKVATPQKRWL; from the exons atgGAAGACGAGCAGGAGAGCTTCTTAGGGGAAGCGGCTATCAAGAAGGAGCCCCCACCGTCGTCACCGGCTGTCGTAATGCTGACCCCATTCTCGGCCTATGTCTCGCCATCGCCGCGCCGTCTCTCCAGCCGTTTTATTCATCTGAATCGGCCAGTGCGAGCGGCAGCCAGACGGCTCGACCTCGCTTGGGTATCTCTCCAGGGCCGGCTCGTCGGCGCCGAAGAAGCCACCTCGGCTAGAACATTGAGGGGTGGCGGTGGATCATTGGCTCCAGAAGAGGCGATGGCGTGGGAGATGTTTAGCCCCATCCAGAGGGTTCTTATCGTCGCAGTCATTGCCGTTGCCGCCGTCAACTCCAAAAAGAACAGCCAGATTTATCGCCTGACGAAATCTGTTGAACTTAGG GATCAGGTGCTTTCAAGCATGCAAGAGAAGCTTGATAAATTATGTGAGCaagttaattattttaaagATCAGCAGGGAACTTGGGATGATAATATGTTTGGGTTTGAAAAAGTTAAATCTGTACCATGTGGCTGTCAGCCTTGCAAGCATCATCAACACCTACTGAACGACCCAATG GATAATCATGCGAACGAATCTTTTAGTGGTAAAGATATGTTCAAGTATAAAATACATCTCTGTGATGTGGAGCCAGAGGAGCGGCGCATGTCTGATCTGTCAGATTGGGCTCCCAGTGTTACTTCCTCCGTTGACATACAG CTGAATCCACTAGCAATTGAGCAAGACATCAACAATCTCAAAAAGGAATGTGAAGAAAAGGATGCCACCATAAAGGAGCTATCTACTTTTATCCATTCATCTGAACTTGCTGGTTCTAAG AGGATTGCAGAGTTGGAGGACATAATCCGTAGGAAAAACGTGAGAATTACAAAACTTAAGAAGGACATGTTGGTTCTGGAACAGAAG GTAGTGCAGCTAACAAGACTTCAGAGACCCTCTTCTGCATCAAGCTCAAATTCAATGCAGCTACCGGTGATGGCTGATAATCTCCTATATGATATGGATAGTACAACCAGCTCGTCATCCTCTGATTCGGATTGTCCTGCCAGGAACCGACCACAGGCTCCTGTTTCTAAAAGCCAGGAAAATTGTACTCCGAATGGCAGTGTAACTCCAAGGAGGAAGGAGAAAATATCAGAACGTACAAAAACTTCTGGCTTCTTACTGAAATCAACAGACAAGCAACAAAAGTCGCGACCAGTGAGCCCTCTGAAAGAAAAACCTATTAATGAAACACCTGATCCCATCTCTTCTTTGCGACACATGCAGTTGATATTGGCTGGTGGCAATGTTAAACATAGGAGGCGGGAAATTGGATCTAAGGTTGCAACCCCGCAGAAGAGATGGCTTTAG